The Mytilus edulis chromosome 5, xbMytEdul2.2, whole genome shotgun sequence genomic interval tatacagaaaaacacattagtttacattacattacatataagtacatttgttgaggaagcattaaatatgagttttttttacaacggtatgatcagtatagccgacaggttaacatcagagagaatccagtttgtcatttataattctaataaattggCACAATTTTCGGAGTTTCGatttctgtttttggttcatagtagaggggcattatgttttctggtccgtccgtccgttcgttcgtccgttcgttagtccgtctgtcccgcttcaggttaaagtttttggtcaaggtagtttttgatgaagctgaagtccaatcaacttgaaacttagtacatgtgTTGCTTATGAcatcatctttctaattttaatgccacatTAGATAATTTGCCTAATTTCactgtccattgaacatggaaaatgatagtgcgagtggagcatccgtgtactttggacacattcttgtttattataatctaaaatgtaaaaacatataatatacaagacatataaaaaagaataaaagtagAAAGAAGGGAAAAAAATACAGATGTTTATTCCATTATAAATTATGGTGTATATCGTTTAAATGTTCGAACTGTGGTAAGGTTTTTCCCCAATGCTTCCAGAGtctgaaaagacaaaaacaaatgaattatTAGGTACATTATCTCGTAAAACAtgattgttacattttttttaaactatatatatatattcaaaaaaaatgtatatctttatttcaagagCTAAGTATGACGAGTTAATAATGTATGTTGTACAACTGTCAACGtgacatatactgtaatatttattccagtgGACATAATATTCCTGAAAACGttttccatttggaacttatatAATGAAGGATCATTTGTTTCGTATATATGGGAGAccttttttaatttgtgtttattACTCTTATATTTGGAATTTATAAGCGCTACAATAGGTTGTCACATAGTCTTGATATTTCTTCAAAGTTAGAAACACGTAATTTTACTTGAACATCATTTGAGCCTAGTAAATACAGCACCAGTATCAAAACAAACAAcgttacaaaatgtttttttaggaGCGGAGGGATTTCACACCTAAAACGCTAACATGACTGTTTATAAgcctggagagttgtctcattgacacgcataccacatcttcttatatctatatgcaAATTCTTACGATTGTCATAGTGTCGTCATCAACACGTGACCGTGTTATTTTCGATTCCACTTCGCCTGGTTTTAGACCTTTTTGGTAATGTACTAGATCATCTCCTTCCACAGCAAAAGTTGACTGAAAAATATCACCATAAAAACTGTTAGTTTctgtttaaaaatttaaagagGTATCGAAGAGGAGTGTGCTTTGTTTTACCTTAAAAGTCTGAGATTTATGTTGACTTATATTATCATATCCCtcctttatatttattttttttctttcattttttgaatCAGCATGAACAGCGATACAAAGAAATAGTAAATATATTGCTTTTTTCTGTTTGAGAATGCTATGGCTTTTGCATGGTCATCTGGTTTCAGCTTATGGGTTAAAAACAGCGCTTAAAATTTTCACATTCGCACAATTTGAAGTGTTTGAAATACACTATTTCATCTCAAGTCAAaggattaaaataaattttataaccacaaaatttaatacttttaagagtaatagataaataaattgacttgtttcatacatattttactgTTTTACGATAGTTTTATTCGTTTTTATTAGACTGAACAATTTATGAAATGCTAATTTGTCTGtttgcataatatatatatacaatatatgtaagTAATTTCGACAACCACTGGAAATGTGACCATGGGGAAACGATGAATTTTCTCACATTGCATAAGGAAAACATTTTAGGGTTGAACATTGTATGGacttggctcattgttgaaggccttaagTTATCAtattcaatacttttttttatcaacaattcATAAAAAAGGGATATTAAAGAACAAGGATCACATTATCAAAAACATATTGAATAGAAGTTATTGGAGAGAACTGATGAACCCCAAAAAAATTTGAAGAGGAATTCTGATGTAAACACAGATTGACgagaattttttttacaatgtgaAGTGATCAACCGTTATAATAAAAAGGTCTGTAACAAAAcctgtcagtaccaaagcacgACCCATGAGCTGAGCGAATTTCGTTTTTAATTCTGTTCTCTATTTATTCCATTGTTTTATTTAGTATAAATACCAAAGGGTAAGGTTGCAGCACACTTTGTGGTGTTTTAAACTTTCTTATGGGAGTCGCTGTTCTTTCCATTCACTAAATGTATACTTGATCTTTTTTACCATTAGCTCTAAAAGCTCTTAATATTAAGGTTTGTACAACTTTTCCCTCGACAAATTGAAGCTAAACGATTCATCTcgtattttttatttgttgaacGGCCGAAATTTGGATCCTTTTTAACGGTTTTCAGAGACCCTTTATTGCTTACCTTGCAAAATTGGTATTGGTTTAATATCGTGGCTCGCAAACGGTGACTTGCAGATTTTTAATGTCTCATGTATTGGCTTTGTGTAcagtttttcatttatattaaagatTCATACCACATTTCGTGTATATATGCTTTTTCGTATGAGCTGATCATTTTACTgttgttttcccccttttatcTTATAATGTGCTATTgcaagtgtgttttttttaatcacTTTTGTGCATTCAGAGTTTTCGTGGTCTACTGTCAATTGTTGGTGTCCCTTATCTGATATCTCATTACATTATACATAGCCGCGGTATCTATCTTGTAACATTTATGTTGAATCAAAGCTTTATTCAAGTTCATTGGAGTACATATACACATAAATTGCATTagcataaaacatattttatattcccattcaaatattgacaaaaaaatataaagcggTATTAAAACCAATCGATTAACTTTCCCAAAGTTGATTCCTCAAAAAGACTTTTGTCGAATAATAAATCAAACACACCGTTTAAACAACGTGCGAAGACATcgaaatattgtttgatttagaTTAGGGCGAGATAATGGAAACTTGAAAATGTTGATACAATGAGTTTGCTTGTATTATATATTATCCATAAAAACGATCTTGTTTCCTCAGGActtgtaaaatataacatttaaatatatcaagATATAACGATTTAAGATAATGTCATTTAAAGTTTTGTGATATGAATTGGCATTTATTTATCAGTACAAGATTTGAAAATGAGGTCTTGAATCTAAATAGCATAACCACCCGATAAATGGCTTTTGATAATATTAACGTCATAAACacgtaacatttttttcattggATGAAAAACAAATGGCAAAGACACATTTATGCATTGTATGATGGTATCGGACAGACAATTTtctgttattaaatgtaattatGATTTTCATCTGGAATGAATTTTTAACGTTCATTTTAATTGCATGATTTGATTTAACTATCAAAATCAATAAGATAACATGGCTTCAGATGCATGGtattaataaaagaataaaatctGAATATTTTAGTGAATtggatttaaatttataaaacaccACATGGAAGACATAGAATTCCAAGTTTCAGTAAAGCAGACGACACTGTGCCcaaaataaaaaggaattaaaacAGCAGCCCAAAAGCTAGAAATAAATAAAGTTGTATGAGTTTCCTATTCTTTTGTTTGGGGTGACACTCAAACGGAAATCTATCTATATGCTCCTTGTCACGTGATCATTTTAGAACAAATTTTTCAAAGAATTGTTACAAGCAGAACGCCCGGAATCCGTATGTGGATGGCGGGAGGATTTGGTTGGCGATGGGGACAATGTTTTTTCCCCTAATATTTCACTGCCGCGATTCGTGATAGTAAAGCCAAAAGTCTAAATGATACAGATGTCGCGAATTACCTTTACACATCTAAAAAAATGACTTTTTACCGTAATAGAACTGCtggtttataatttttaaagttcAAAAAAGAATTTTACCTTGCATTTTCTGCCATCCAATGTTGTTTCGTCGAACACTTCTCCAAGTTTGAATTTAAGATGAGCATTCTTGAATGTAGATGTTATTAGAAGTTCCCATAATTCATCGGTCTGTTTGATTTCTTCGCAGCTAGTTATACTGTTTCCTACTTTTCGAAGTATTATattcacacctacatgtatatagttcAATGATAAACAgcaaaatgtaacaaaacatgcaAGCATTGTTGACCTCTGTGACCGGCTAAACAGTAATGGATATTTACAGAAGGAAATCCTTGCTTATCTTCAAACATACGTTTTAACtcttcgtgttgctcagttttagTCACGgttctatgttgtgtattattATA includes:
- the LOC139524002 gene encoding sodium/calcium exchanger regulatory protein 1-like; translated protein: MTKLLGHWKLHSSDGKWDDYMKMMGVNIILRKVGNSITSCEEIKQTDELWELLITSTFKNAHLKFKLGEVFDETTLDGRKCKSTFAVEGDDLVHYQKGLKPGEVESKITRSRVDDDTMTITLEALGKNLTTVRTFKRYTP